TAGTTCTCGCACTTGTGAGCCTTGGATTCCAATGCCTGGATCAACCTGAATTTTGATGATTTTTTCTGGGTGAGTTTCCGCTACTTCTTCGATTTCCATTCCACCTTCAGTAGAAGCCATAATGATGGTTTTACGGATGGCACGATCGAGAAGAATCGATAGGTAGTATTCTTTTGCAATTTCAAGACCTTGTTCCAAATACACTTTGAGAACTTTTTTTCCTTCCGGACCGGTCTGAGGGGTGATGAGTTGCATTCCGAGGATTTTCTCTGCAGCAGCTTTGGCGTCATCTTTTGTCTTTGCGACTTTGACTCCACCACCTTTTCCTCGTCCACCTGCGTGGATTTGGGCTTTCACCACCACTACGGGTGATTTTTGGACAACTTCGTTATATGCCTTTTCGAAATCACCGACAGTGTCGATGACCTTTCCGAAGGGAACGTTGGCATTGTGTCTACGTAGGATTTCTTTGGCCTGGTATTCGTGGACTTTCATGGATTTCCTTATGTCATTGGTACGTCCGTAGGGTATACTTACGGATCACTAGGGTAAGGCTCGTGGGTAAGGGGAGATTGTCAAGACCGAATGATCGGTTCTATTGATTCAAACTTTGGTTTAAGCGAAGTTTTTCTAATGTATAGAGATTCAGCAGGACCATTCAAATATGGATGGCGTGGTTTGAGTTTTCTGGGATGAACACGGTGAACGTGGAGCCTTCTCCTTCAGTGCTCTCTACCGTAATGGTTCCGCCAAGCACCTCCACTTGGGATTTGGTGATAAAAAGACCAATTCCCCGAGCATCTTCGTTTTTGTGAAAGGTTTTAAACATCCCAAAAATTTTATTTCCATGTTTTTCTAAATTGATTCCAAGACCATTGTCCTCCACACGAAGTGAAACTTGTCCCTCTGCCTTCTTGGAAGAAATTCGAATGAAAGCACCATCTTTTAATCGAACGTACTTAATCGCATTTGATACAAGGTTCAGGATGATACTTTCTAAATAGGCCGGGATGATGGTCAGTCTTAAATTCTCTTCAATTTCCACAAATATTTGAATATTTCTAGATTCGATGGAACCTTTGAGTATATTCAAAGTCTTTTGCACTTCCTCTTCAATCATACAAACTTCCATTGGTTTATTTAACATCTGATTGATGGAAATGATGTCATTTAAATGGGTGATGGTTTCGTTCAGTTTTTCTGAAGAAGCGTGCAACATGTTCACAATGTTTTTTCTTTCTTCCTCGTTTGGATTTTCTTCGAGTAGTTCGATAAGAGAAGAAAAATTGGAAGAGTGTTGGCGTATATTATGAGAAACAATATATGCAAAATTTTGAAGGCGACTATTTTGGATGCCTGTAAAGTGAAGCATTCTGTTTGTGTTTTCTAAGGCTTCTACTTCTTCAGTGATATCAAATCGAATTGATAAAAAGGATTCAATTTTATCGTTAGAATCATACAAGGGGTGGATATAAGTTTGTAACCAGAAGAAATTTCCTTGTTTGGATTGGTTTCGAATGATTCCTTCCCAAGGTCTGCCAGATAAAATGTCTCTCCACATTTTTTCCCAAAACTCTTTTGGATGGAATTTTGAATTGAGTTTTTTGTGATCTGAACCTAACAGTTCTTTTTCGGAGTAACCCGAAATTTGAACAAACTTTTGGTTTGCCCTTTGGATCACTCCTTTTGTGTCGGCGATGCTGACAATCGCTGAACGTTCGATTGCATCGAGGATTGCTTTTAGTTTTCTATTTTTTAATTCGATCGTATTCTGTGTATTTTTTAATTCAGTAATGTCGAGAAAACTCGCCGTAGCCCCTTCTAGTTTCCCTTCTGTATCATAGATTGGTGTAGCGTTAATATTTAACCACTTTACCTTTTCTCCTTCGGAAATAATTCCATGTTCGCAGTGGTAAACAGTTTTTTGTTGGTTTAAGGCAACAGATAGTGGGAGTTCTTCAGGGGGGAAGGGCGAACCATCTACTCTAATTTGTTTCCATTCTTTTGAAGCAAAGTATTTGTTTTTTAACTCATCAATTTCCAAAGATAGAATTTTTGCGGCATTATCATTCGCATAAATGATTTGACCTTGCAGGTTCACCACGACCACACCATTAAGCATTGTTTTTAAGACATGGTTTAGTTGAGATTCTTTTTCATGAAATGAAAGACCAGCAAATAATTGTTTAGTGGCATCTTCTAATAGAATATAAAATAATTGAGAAGAGAGCGACTGTGCCCGAAGTGAATAAACCTTCCTGGTATTTATTTTCTCGTTATTTGGATTCTCTGCATCCAAATAAATGGGAGAGGATTTTTCTTTTTGTAATGTAGAGAACGTTTGTGATAAAAACTCTTCGTTTCCGAACGGATGAAATAACTCTCTTAGGGAAAGAGATCTTTTCTTATTGTGATTCCATTTGAAAAAAGATTTTGCGGGTGGATTTGCATAAACCAATTGACTTTCCAAAGAAAATTGGTCTGTGGGGGATTCGAAAAGGAAAACCCCAAAAGGTAAACTATCAGCAAAGAGAACAAAAGAAGTAGGATCAGTTTGGTTGATTGGTTCCATCGATTGTTCTAACGGCTTCTGTGGGAAGACCTTGGAAGATCAGACGAAGAGAATGCAGAAATCCTTGGAAATTAAGCGTCTATAATTTATTCCAATAAGGTGAGAGTCGTAGGGAATTGCAGAACTTTCCGATGGAATTGGTGAAGATTACATCAAAACGATTGGCCCCATGAGGTGCCAAATAAATTTCCCCATTGGGCCCAAGGGCTCCGCCTCGGTAGGAGGTTCCGGGTTTAGGAAAGAGTGTAGCGAACGTATGGTCTTTGGTGTCAATTGAGATAAAGTTTGCATAATTGTCACTGGGAACGGGATAGATTTTTCCGTTAGGGGCAAGCACGGCTCCATTAAACATATTGGATCCGGTAGCTCCGGGAATATTAGAGACAGTGACAATTTGCCCTGAGTCAGTGTTCAAATAAATTAGCGGGATATTGTTATATGGAATCATATAAATCCGGCCATTGGGAGTGAGTACTCCAGAAATATAAGCATTACCTCCGGGAAAAACATAGGGGTGGGGCGTTACAGAATCATCACTTATATCCAAAATGTACATTGTGGTTGTGGTAAAGGGAATAAAATAGATTTTTCCTTGAGGGGTAAGGACAGCAGAGGAAAATCCTCCTGAAGTGGGTGTCGCCACCGATCCAATGACTCCTGTATTTGTATCGTAATAACGAATGATCGTTTCTGAACTAGGGACAAAGTAGATTTTTCCATTTGGAGCGTACATGGCTCCGTTATAGGCTGCACTAATCATTGTTTGGCTACCGATCGACGTCTTTTGGTTGTTATTTGTTGTATCTAAAGAAAGGAAAACATTGGAAACGTGAGGAGCTAAATAAATTTTTCCTGATGGTCCGAGGGAGCCTCCAATAAATTCCACACCACCAGCAGATGGTCCCGCATTTGTATAAGTTTTTGAAAGCGGATTGATTGATAAAAACATGGGTGAGTCATAAGGCAGAAAGTAAACCTCTCCATTCGGAGCATTGAGCGCACCTTGAAAGGCTGTTGTACCATTCGTTGTAACAGAAGCCACAGTTTCCGGTCTGTATTGGAATAGGGTTTCAGTAGCAAAGGAGCCAAGGGAAAATTGTGTTTCCATCTCGACTTTGACTTGAGGCCAATTTTCGGCTAAATGAGTCTCCTCGTATTCCAATTGGCATGCGGGAAGTTTGGGAAACACTCTGTACCCACATTGGTTACTTTTGTCTTTTACCACGAGCCTGTAGAGAATATTGGGTAGGAAAAAGCGGTCGTCTGCATCGCATAGATTGTCTGCCTTTGGTTCGGCACAAGCGAAAAGAAAGGAAAGGACAAGAAACGGCAGAAAGGAGCGGTTCATAAATTGTTTCTGAAAACAAGGTATTGGAACTCTGTTCAATCAAGCAAGTCGGAAAGGAAATTTAGGGATTCGGAGGAATCCGAGGACTGCTGCCGGCAGAATCTCTACCGTCAGCAGACGTACAAAAAACAATCAATCTGCTCGGCCATTCCTCTGGGAAGGAACAGCCAAGGATTTTATATTATGGAACTTCTGAACAGTAAATACCAACTTGTCTTGGGTTTCGCAATTCATGAGTCACACAATAATTTGGAGGAGGAGGTGGATTTGGTTGTGAAAAATAGAATACCGCACCATTCGTAATGTTCGAATAATCCATAGTTGCTGAATTCACGTTGATAAAAGATCCACGGAAGATGGCTCCACAAGCCCAACCTTCTCCCCAATAATCACCCCAAACATGTGCCACATAAGATCCAGGTGAATACCAAACGGACATATTAGAACCTCGAACATAGCCAGCAGGACAAGTGATTGTTGTACTGGTTCCATTCGCATTGAAATCAAAAAATAAGCGATTTGATTCACATGTTCTGTTTTGGCATGATGCATTTTCAACACCTGTGCCTCCGCATCCCGCCACCGGATCGAGGCATACTCGAGATCGTGTTCGTGTGCCTATTCCACATTTTGCGCTACAACTACTCCAATCCGTCCAAGCTCCCCAACCAGAAGTTCCTGCAAGGGTTGTCACTGTGAGTCCTATGTTTGCCTGTCCTCGGTTACCTACTTCATCAATTCCAACGATACAGACGTGATAGGTTGTGTTTTGGATCAATGCACCTACCACAGTAGATACTTGGGCGCTTGGAACAAAGTTACTAATACTAGGTGAATGTTTCCAAGGGGCGTTTTGGCACTCAAAGTCTGTTGTGATTGGATTAATGGAGATACCAATTTCATAATGATTGATATTTCCAGTCATTCCATCATCTCCCACATTTAACCAAGACAATTGGATCTGGTCTTGTGAAATACCTGTTCCAATAAATGAAGTGACTTGGGCAGGAGCAATGTAATCAGCCTCATATACCATAATTTGGACAAAGTCTGTCCCCATTCTCGGTCCACCATAACAAGTGGAACTTGAGTCAGTGAATCTCAGTTCGAGTGTATACATTCCCCCTACATCTGGAATAAACGACGCATTCAATTGATTTGCATTTGTAATTTGTGCATTAGTTACAGTCGATGTCGGTGGTTTTGAGATGATATTCCATTGATAAACATAACTAGCAGGGTTTGCCGAACAAACACCGGAGTCTGGGTCATAGGATTGAGAACCATTGAGCAATACTGTTGCTGATGCCATTGCATTGTTTTGGTCTGGGCCTGCGTTAACAATGGGTGGTAAGTTCCCGAGCATTGTTGTTGCCGATACGACACCATTCCATCTGCTTTTGTTACCAACTTCATCATAGGCTCTGACACAAAAGTAATATCGTGTATCGGCACTGAGTTGGGTTGCTAAAAAGTTGATATTGGTTCCGACTGGGATTGAACTGATTGAGTTTGTTACTTCATGACTATTGTCACAATCTGCATCAGTGTTGATCACACTTGCTGATCTACGGATTTCGTAAGAAGTAGCATTCCCTGTGTTTCCATCATCACCCACTGCTGTCCAAGAAAGTTGGATGGATTCGTTTGTCATCGCTGTCGCTGTGAGAGTCGTTACATCCGCCGGCCTTACTGTATCACTTACGGCATAGGTAGTGGCTGAAACATTGGATGATGCCCATTCGTTTCGATTTCCGTTGTGGTCATATGCACGTATACAATAGAAATAGGTTGTATTGGGAGCATGTCCGTTCGCATCCCAAATTTCCACAGTCCCTGCATTTTTTGGAGTCAGAGTATGGAAGATGGTGCTTGCCTGTGAACATTTTGCATCCGTATCAATATTGTTAGCGGATCGTCGAATTTCGTAAGCACTTACTTTTCCAAATGGGCCATCATTTCCCGGGGCTTGCCAACGCAATCGAACTTTTGTTGTCGACATGGCGGTTGCAGTGAGCGTAGTGATGTTGTTTGGTGGAACTGTGTCTACGACAGTCACTGTGGAAGTTGCTTGGAAGGAACCAACTGTTACCTGAACTCCTGCAATTCCAGGGGCAATGGCTTGGAATACTGAATCAGAAAATTCTCCCACAGGAGATCCGCTGAGTGCATTTCCAGTAGTGACAAAATTTGACTGCACATACCGAGGCGAACCTAGATAGGATGCAAGAATTGAGAATGTGATTTTTTCATCCAAATACATTCTCGCTTGGTTTGGTATCACAGTGATGGAATCAATTTGTGGGTTGTATTCTCCGTTTGGTGTATAGTCAGCTACGTTCGGAATTCCATCCCCGTCTGAATCAGGAAATAATGCTGCATTGGGTGAGGATGCACTGTTCGGATTGAATCCATTATCGATTTCCCATGCGTCCAAATAACCATCGTTATCTTTGTCTGTATCATAATTGCTAACAAAAGCAGGGTTTCCAGAACTTGCAGGGTAGTAAAACATATCTGTGCTTGGTCTAGTTGTATTATTACCGTACACATCTACTGCTAAAACTTGGATTTGAATTCCTGCTTGGATCATCGATTCATAAGGAATGAGTGCTGAATACCAATTGCCTGGTTCTGGGGTCATTCGTATAGCGACAGTCCCTTGGCCAACAGGTCCCGTGATGAGATAGACAGACATTGTGTCACCATCCGGTTCGATCACTTGTGCTCTTACTCGGAATGGCAAAAATGAAGCACTTGGTTTGAAATCATAAAAAGCTCCCACAATATTGGGTGCGCCATTGCCTGGGGGAGGAGTTCCTCCTCCAAAGATGGAAAAAGTTCTGGATTGGAATTGGATTTTATCACTACTAACGGAAGTTAGTCCAGCATCCCATCCTCCTGTCACACGACCAGAATTGTCACTATCGGAAGTAGTGGAGTAAACAAAACCTTGCGATTTTTGTTTTGCTAAGTTCAGGGCTTCAATTTTTTCCGTTTCTTGAGTGATTGTGATCACTACATCTTTTTTAAACCGGTAGGAAGGAGTCACTTCATAAGCATCCGTTGTCGGTATGTAGCCATTGGGCAAACTCGCAGGAGCAAATGTATACTTTTTGATGGAAAAGGTTTTTTCCTCATCCATTGCCCCTGGAGGGATCAATACTTCAAAATTTCCATCTGTTGATTTGATCATAGTTCCGGCAGGTCCTGCAGTGACACTACCGACACTTGTGACAGAGCCAGCAATCAGGCCAAGCTCTTGGAGTTTTTTGTCTGATTCTTTGGAAAAATCCAAAAAAGCAATACATGAGACCAAAAGTTGGCCCATGATGAGAATACTAATTAATTTTTTCACTTTTAAGTTACCCAGTATTTTTAATATTCGCAAATCTGGAGTTAGGCCAAAGGTCTGTCGATTCAATTTGTTATGCGAAATAAAAAAATAGTTTTAACAGATGTTTTGTTTAGGGATTTCCTATAGGTGCTTGCTATATTGAATGGCGTTCATATTGTACGAAAAATGACGAACAATCGTCGGTAATCTTTTTGTATTTATAGGATTAATCCTTGTTAGGATATGAAATGACTTGGTCTTGTGATAGAATTTTTTTTCCACTTGTGGTGATGACTGGAAAAAAATTGGGATCGCGATTAGGGTCCGTAAGGAGTAGTTTAACATCACGAATTTTTTCATAACATTCTTTCATAAAGAGTTGGTGGCCGCACCCTAGTAAATGATATCCTTCGTGGATGAGCGTTGATTTTGGACTAGTGAATAACATCTGTATGGTGGATATATACTTGGCTTTGATATAACCTCTTGTGTTTGTTTGGCCTTCCACGGCACCTTGGACTTCAAGTTTTAAGCCCACACCCACAAAAATTCCGAGAGTCATAACCTCAAAAACAATATCTCCCCAAGTCCTACCTTTTAAATAGAGGAGCCTGTCACAATCTTTTGTTAGTTGGCGTTCCATTAAGTAACCAAGAATGTCTGTTCCCCAAAATCCAGGTCTTTCCATCACTGCCACTTCAACAGGCAAGGCTTTGAGTTGATAAAAGGAAAGTTCTTCATTCCAAGCACTAAATAAATTAGAGATTTCTTCTTTCGTGATATCTGGTTCGGTTATGAGGCAAACTCGGAACTGGCTTTCTTCTCCAAAGTCCATCCCTTCCCTGATTTTTTTTTCATGAAAACCGATCGTGGTACATTCTAAAAATACAATGAATATAAAGAGATAATAAGGGAATCGGTAACGCATATTGGATTGAGAATTCGATGTTCTAAAATTTTCTTTTTTTCGCAAATCTTAAAAATCGGAAACACAACGAATTCGATTGTTTATCGTATCTGCTTTTGCTTCGTTTCCTCCGCTAGAAGATCCGAA
This genomic stretch from Leptospira meyeri harbors:
- a CDS encoding fibronectin type III domain-containing protein; amino-acid sequence: MKKLISILIMGQLLVSCIAFLDFSKESDKKLQELGLIAGSVTSVGSVTAGPAGTMIKSTDGNFEVLIPPGAMDEEKTFSIKKYTFAPASLPNGYIPTTDAYEVTPSYRFKKDVVITITQETEKIEALNLAKQKSQGFVYSTTSDSDNSGRVTGGWDAGLTSVSSDKIQFQSRTFSIFGGGTPPPGNGAPNIVGAFYDFKPSASFLPFRVRAQVIEPDGDTMSVYLITGPVGQGTVAIRMTPEPGNWYSALIPYESMIQAGIQIQVLAVDVYGNNTTRPSTDMFYYPASSGNPAFVSNYDTDKDNDGYLDAWEIDNGFNPNSASSPNAALFPDSDGDGIPNVADYTPNGEYNPQIDSITVIPNQARMYLDEKITFSILASYLGSPRYVQSNFVTTGNALSGSPVGEFSDSVFQAIAPGIAGVQVTVGSFQATSTVTVVDTVPPNNITTLTATAMSTTKVRLRWQAPGNDGPFGKVSAYEIRRSANNIDTDAKCSQASTIFHTLTPKNAGTVEIWDANGHAPNTTYFYCIRAYDHNGNRNEWASSNVSATTYAVSDTVRPADVTTLTATAMTNESIQLSWTAVGDDGNTGNATSYEIRRSASVINTDADCDNSHEVTNSISSIPVGTNINFLATQLSADTRYYFCVRAYDEVGNKSRWNGVVSATTMLGNLPPIVNAGPDQNNAMASATVLLNGSQSYDPDSGVCSANPASYVYQWNIISKPPTSTVTNAQITNANQLNASFIPDVGGMYTLELRFTDSSSTCYGGPRMGTDFVQIMVYEADYIAPAQVTSFIGTGISQDQIQLSWLNVGDDGMTGNINHYEIGISINPITTDFECQNAPWKHSPSISNFVPSAQVSTVVGALIQNTTYHVCIVGIDEVGNRGQANIGLTVTTLAGTSGWGAWTDWSSCSAKCGIGTRTRSRVCLDPVAGCGGTGVENASCQNRTCESNRLFFDFNANGTSTTITCPAGYVRGSNMSVWYSPGSYVAHVWGDYWGEGWACGAIFRGSFINVNSATMDYSNITNGAVFYFSQPNPPPPPNYCVTHELRNPRQVGIYCSEVP
- a CDS encoding PAS domain-containing sensor histidine kinase; its protein translation is MEPINQTDPTSFVLFADSLPFGVFLFESPTDQFSLESQLVYANPPAKSFFKWNHNKKRSLSLRELFHPFGNEEFLSQTFSTLQKEKSSPIYLDAENPNNEKINTRKVYSLRAQSLSSQLFYILLEDATKQLFAGLSFHEKESQLNHVLKTMLNGVVVVNLQGQIIYANDNAAKILSLEIDELKNKYFASKEWKQIRVDGSPFPPEELPLSVALNQQKTVYHCEHGIISEGEKVKWLNINATPIYDTEGKLEGATASFLDITELKNTQNTIELKNRKLKAILDAIERSAIVSIADTKGVIQRANQKFVQISGYSEKELLGSDHKKLNSKFHPKEFWEKMWRDILSGRPWEGIIRNQSKQGNFFWLQTYIHPLYDSNDKIESFLSIRFDITEEVEALENTNRMLHFTGIQNSRLQNFAYIVSHNIRQHSSNFSSLIELLEENPNEEERKNIVNMLHASSEKLNETITHLNDIISINQMLNKPMEVCMIEEEVQKTLNILKGSIESRNIQIFVEIEENLRLTIIPAYLESIILNLVSNAIKYVRLKDGAFIRISSKKAEGQVSLRVEDNGLGINLEKHGNKIFGMFKTFHKNEDARGIGLFITKSQVEVLGGTITVESTEGEGSTFTVFIPENSNHAIHI